Proteins from a genomic interval of Pelagicoccus enzymogenes:
- a CDS encoding formate/nitrite transporter family protein — protein MSDPEIEEEPPLPKDEKQNDPPTRRAKAKMQEDEKYVPVIIKRTDESRRHPDDTLEQTIHEGLEQLNRQSLSLFISAIAAGLILGFSAMAVGVVQTYFGSADSTLVERFVTALVYPLGFVVCVMSGSELFTEHTATAVYPVLDRRSTVRRLFRLWSLVLSGNLLGAFISALLLHYADPVVGAAVGYIEVGHHLTHFETLPLFISSVLAGWLMAQGAWLVMSTPANLSQMACIYLVTFVIGLGGLHHAIAGSVEIFIARLTSPEFTLGSMLHFMGFAIAGNTVGGAGFVALLNYAHVRRTRTLGDRDDFH, from the coding sequence ATGTCTGATCCAGAAATAGAAGAAGAGCCGCCACTGCCCAAAGACGAAAAGCAGAACGATCCTCCAACCCGGCGGGCAAAAGCCAAGATGCAGGAGGACGAGAAGTACGTGCCGGTCATCATCAAGCGCACCGACGAGTCTCGCCGCCATCCGGATGACACCTTGGAGCAAACCATTCACGAGGGACTCGAGCAACTGAATCGCCAATCCCTCTCGCTCTTCATTTCAGCCATCGCCGCGGGCTTGATTCTCGGTTTCTCCGCCATGGCGGTAGGGGTCGTGCAGACCTATTTCGGCTCGGCGGACTCGACGCTCGTCGAACGCTTCGTAACCGCCCTCGTCTATCCCCTCGGCTTCGTCGTTTGCGTGATGAGCGGCTCCGAGCTCTTCACGGAGCACACGGCCACCGCAGTCTATCCGGTGCTGGACCGGCGCTCCACCGTCCGCCGCCTCTTCCGCCTTTGGTCCCTGGTGCTCAGCGGCAACCTGCTGGGAGCCTTTATCAGCGCCCTCTTGCTCCACTACGCCGATCCCGTCGTCGGCGCGGCAGTCGGGTACATCGAAGTAGGCCACCACCTCACCCACTTCGAAACGCTTCCGCTTTTCATCAGCAGCGTCCTGGCTGGATGGCTGATGGCTCAAGGAGCTTGGCTCGTCATGTCAACCCCTGCCAACTTGAGCCAAATGGCCTGCATCTACCTCGTCACCTTCGTGATCGGCCTCGGCGGCCTACACCACGCCATCGCTGGCAGCGTCGAAATCTTTATCGCCCGATTGACCAGCCCCGAATTCACGCTCGGCTCGATGCTGCACTTCATGGGCTTCGCCATCGCCGGCAACACCGTAGGCGGAGCCGGATTCGTCGCCCTCCTCAACTACGCTCACGTGCGTCGGACCCGCACTCTGGGAGACCGAGACGATTTCCACTGA
- a CDS encoding helix-turn-helix domain-containing protein has protein sequence MAKQLPITNSIRRLRFDADEMTQQALAEKVGVTRQTILAIEAARYSPTLELAFKIAEVFGKELGEVFQYVPPSADDR, from the coding sequence ATGGCGAAGCAACTGCCGATCACTAACAGCATCCGCCGGCTGCGTTTCGACGCGGATGAGATGACGCAGCAAGCCCTCGCGGAAAAGGTAGGGGTGACGCGCCAGACCATACTCGCCATCGAGGCGGCACGCTATTCTCCGACCTTGGAGCTGGCGTTTAAGATCGCGGAAGTGTTTGGCAAGGAACTTGGCGAGGTTTTCCAGTACGTACCTCCCTCTGCAGACGATCGCTGA
- a CDS encoding ribosomal protein L7/L12: MANELDEEQMKRLADALKSGQKIEAIKSYREATGLGLKEAKDAVEALHADLHAKYPDEYPEPSKSVGCGSSAALIALAAGALYWISQLPV; this comes from the coding sequence ATGGCTAACGAACTCGACGAAGAACAAATGAAGCGCCTCGCGGACGCCTTGAAGAGCGGACAAAAGATCGAAGCCATCAAGAGCTACCGCGAGGCCACTGGCCTCGGCCTGAAAGAGGCGAAAGATGCGGTTGAGGCGCTGCACGCAGACCTGCATGCAAAATATCCCGACGAGTATCCTGAGCCTTCCAAGTCCGTGGGCTGCGGCTCCAGCGCCGCCTTGATCGCGCTCGCAGCCGGCGCCCTGTACTGGATCTCTCAGCTTCCAGTCTAG
- a CDS encoding rhomboid family intramembrane serine protease: MARGKLGGLLALVGIIWGAYLVGVVFSLDLSGFGVQPRQWERLYGVLTWPFVHADRTHLMNNSVTLVVFGAIISLRSSSWQFVGLSIMITLYAGLGVWLLGRDATHIGASGLVFGYFGYIMTRGIYDGRISSIVISTGVMLLFGSMIWGILPTDAQVSWEGHLFGFLAGVVLAVRSKSSR; this comes from the coding sequence ATGGCTAGGGGCAAGCTTGGTGGTTTGCTGGCTCTGGTGGGAATTATCTGGGGAGCGTACTTGGTTGGGGTCGTTTTCAGTCTGGATTTGAGCGGCTTCGGGGTGCAGCCCCGCCAATGGGAAAGGCTCTACGGCGTATTGACTTGGCCTTTCGTGCATGCCGATCGCACGCACCTGATGAACAACTCCGTCACGCTTGTGGTATTTGGGGCCATTATCTCCCTGCGAAGCTCAAGTTGGCAGTTCGTAGGTCTCAGTATCATGATCACCTTGTATGCTGGCCTCGGGGTGTGGCTGCTCGGACGTGACGCGACCCATATCGGGGCCAGCGGTCTGGTGTTCGGATATTTTGGATACATCATGACGCGAGGGATCTACGACGGCCGCATTAGCTCCATCGTGATCTCGACCGGCGTAATGCTGCTGTTTGGAAGCATGATCTGGGGGATTCTTCCGACTGATGCCCAAGTATCTTGGGAAGGGCATCTCTTTGGTTTTCTCGCTGGAGTCGTGCTGGCGGTACGCAGCAAGTCTAGCCGCTAG
- a CDS encoding RrF2 family transcriptional regulator, producing MANYAIASLSYLAANYETEGFKANSQRIATARNLSRPLVGKLMSQMSTAGLVNGTPGPGGGFYLSRPPSDITLLEIVKLFEKVEESLMCPFGPGWCGNGDPCPFHYELEDKRDEMMAWLSNTNLEVFTKHPVKPEKGFCES from the coding sequence ATGGCCAATTACGCGATCGCCAGCCTGAGCTATCTGGCCGCGAACTACGAAACGGAGGGGTTCAAGGCGAATTCCCAGAGGATTGCGACGGCTCGCAACCTCTCTCGTCCTTTGGTGGGCAAGCTGATGTCCCAGATGTCGACGGCCGGCTTGGTCAACGGCACGCCGGGACCGGGCGGAGGCTTTTACCTTTCGCGTCCACCCAGCGACATCACGCTGCTCGAGATCGTAAAGCTCTTCGAAAAAGTCGAGGAGTCCTTGATGTGCCCCTTTGGCCCGGGCTGGTGCGGCAACGGCGATCCTTGCCCTTTCCACTACGAGTTGGAGGACAAGCGCGACGAGATGATGGCGTGGTTGTCCAACACGAACTTGGAAGTTTTCACCAAGCACCCGGTCAAGCCTGAAAAGGGGTTTTGCGAGAGCTGA